The DNA sequence ACGGCGCGGCGTCCGTCCCCACGCCCGCCACCCACTGCCAGTTGGCGGCGTTGTTGGCAACATCGCCGTCGACGAGGGTGCGCAGGAAGTGCCGCGCCCCGAGCCGCCAATCCAGGAACAGCTCGCGCGTGAGGAAGCTCGCCGCGATGAGACGGGCTCGGTTGGCGATCCAGCCTGTCTCGGCCAGCTCGCGCATGGCGGCATCGACTGTCGGGAACCCCGTCCGTCCCTCACGCCACGCGGTGAGGTCCGGGCAATCGTCGCGCCACGGGATGGCTAGGGTACGCCCGCAGGGATGAAGCTGCGACGACCGGCGGGGGGACCGGTCACCGCCTCGGCCGTGAGGCGCCACCTGGCGAACGCGCGATCCAGGATCGGAGCGGTGACGACGGCCCAGCTCGTGTGGATCCTGGCGCCGCGGCTGCCGGAGCCGGAGGGCGGGGCCCAGCGGACGAGGGGTAGGTGTGCCCGGCGGCGCCCGAACCGTCCGGCTGAGCTCGGTCGGCTAGGATGCCGGGCATGCCGGCATCGACCGATGATCCTGACCGTCCGCCTGCGCCGACCCTCGACGGACGAAGGATTCGCCTCCGGCCCGCGACGGTCGCCGATCGTGACCGCCTGCGGGAGATCCTGCTGGAACCGTCGGTGGCGCAGTGGTGGGGCCCGCCGCGCCCGGGTGTGGACGTCGCCGATGACTGGCTCGAGGTCGACCGCGACACCGTCGTGTTCGCGTTCGAGTTCCATGGCGGCGTTATCGGCAGCATCCAGTACTCCGAGGAGATCGAACCCGACTACCGCCACGCCGGGAACGATTTGTTCGTCGCGACTGCGTGGCAAGGCATGGGGCTGGGGACGGACGCGATCCGGACGCTGGCTCACTTCCTGTTCGAGGTGCGCGAGCATCACCGGCTTGTGATTGACCCCTCCGCAGCCAACGAGCGAGCGATCGCAGCCTATCGGAAGGTCGGCTTCGTGCCCGTCGGGGTCATGCGTGCATACGAGCGCGGTCCCGACGGCACCTTCCACGACGGCCTGCTCCTGGATCTTCTTGCCGATGAGCTGACCTGAGCGACGCCGCCCCCACGGGGCGACCACGGACGGAGTCGACGCGCCCAGTCAACCGCGCGACAGACCGCGAGGTCGGCGTTGTCGCCGAGCTCCTCGCCGCCGGGTCGGAGAAGGGAGCCGCCCACCGCCTCGGCCTGTCGCACTCGACCGTCAAGCACCACCTGGCGAACGCCCGGTCCAAGGTCGGGGCGGTGTCGACGGCACAGCTCGTGTGGATCCTGGCGCCGCGTCTGCCGAAACCCGAGGGCGTAGGGCAGACGGACGAGTGAGAGCCTCCTTGACAATGCGTGCCAGTGGATGACCTCCCCACGAACCCGGCGTGGATCTCGCGCAGGGCTTCATCGCGCGGCTGGTTGGGCACCGCGGACGCCGATCACGCCCATCAGTCCTCGGCGGCCACGTACCCGACTTCCTGGATCAGCCACGTGTTGCCGTCGGGGTCCCTCAGGTCCATGAAGCTCGAGTAGTCCGCGTGGTTCGGATCGATGCCGGGCGTGCTCTGGCCGGCGGCGCCGTAGTGGTAGGGCTCGCCGACTGCGACGCCGCGCCCGACCAGCTCGGCATGCGCCGCGGCGAGGTCGTTGACCACCAGGTGCAGGCCGTGGAGCGATCCCGGCTCCATCGGTGACGTCTTCATCATCGCGATCGCGCACGACGACCCGCGCGGGTTCAGCTGGACGATCCGGAAGTCGCCGGCCGTGTGGTCGACGATGAGCTCGAAGCCGCACTGGTCGAGGTAGAACGCCTTGGCGCGGTCGACGTCCGACACGGGCAGGACGACGAGCTCGAGCTTGTAGTCCACCTTGTCGTTCTCCTCGATAGGGTCGGGCATAGAGCCGACCGTCGCCCGTGGTGACGAAGGTCGGCGCGGAGCCTACCACTACTTCGCGATCTCCCAGATGTAGCCGGCGGGATCGCGGAAGCTGGCGGTTCGGATGCCCCACGGTCGGTCGATGGGACCATTGAGCAACCGCACGCCCCGCTTCGACAGTTCCGCGCACATGGCGTCCACGTCGCCGACGGTGATGGTGAACTGCATGCGAGAACCTGCCTCCGGCAGCGCGACGGCCGCCGGCGCGATCAGCTCCGGCGCTTCGCTGACGCTCAGCAGGTTGATGAGCGTGCCACCGAACTTGAACGCCACGGAGCTGTCGTCCTCGTAGTGGATCTGCAGACCGAAGACGTCGAGGTAGAACTGCTTCGTCGCCGCGAGGTCCTCGGCAAACAGGGTCACGGCATCGATCCTCTTGGCCCACGAATCCACGATGGCACCTCACTGACCGCTGACCGACGGCTGTCGAACGCTCATCCTATTGGGGGCGCAACAGACTCGCTGTGGACGAGGAGGATCGGGCCGTCCAAGCCACCCAACGTCAAGCCAACAGTCCAGGAGGGCCCCGTGCGCAAGATCGTGCTGTACACCCTGATGTCCCTCGAGGCTGACGTCGACGACCCCGCCGGGTACTTCAGCTCGAGCCCGGAGCCTGGTCGACCGCCGGCGTTCGACCGCGCGATGGTCGAGAACGAGGCGCAGGTCACCGCCACGCAGGACGCCGTGCTGCTGGGCCGCCACATGTACGACGAGTGGTCGCTGTACTGGCCGACCGTCACCGACGACCCATTCGCCGACTTCATCAACTCGGTCAAGAAGTACGTCGTGACGTCCACGCCGCTCTCGAACGAGTGGAGCAACGCGGAGGCGGTTCACGGGCCGCTGGAGGACGTGGTGCGCGATCTGAGGGCCCGACCCGGCGGCGACATCGGCGTTCACGGCAGCATCACGCTGGCGCAGTCGCTTTTCGAGGCGGATCTTGTGGACGAGCTGCGGCTCGTGGTGGGCCCGGCGTTTGGCTTCACCGGACGGCGGCTGTTCGCCACCGTCGGCCAGATCCGTCGGCTCGAACTCCTGAGCGCAACGCCAACGCCGAGCGGCAGCGTGATGCTGGCCTACCGGGTGCCCTGATGGGTCCAGCGCGCCATCCATCGCCAACCGCCGCCGTCGTGGGCGTCCACGCCTGGCAGTGACGCGCTCCGTCGGCTGTTCTCAGCCGCCGCACGTCCACAAGCCGTGACAAGCCCGACGTGACCGGGCTCACGTCGCGTCGATCGGCAGCGACCATTGGCATAATGGAGCGAGTGTGCAAGCAGTCGCCCGGGAGGACGTCGATGGCCGTGCGCGTTGACCTGAACATCTCCCTGGATGGCTTCGCGACAACGACCGACCAGACGCCCGAGAACCCGTTCGGGCACGACTGGGCGCGCCTCGTCGGCGCCTACGTCGCGACCCGCACGTTCCGCGCTCGGGTGCTGCACGACGCGTCCGGCGCGGGCACGACCGGCGTCGACGACCAGTACGCGCAGGCCTACTTCGCCGAGGTCGGTGCGGAGGTCATGGGCGCGGGCATGTTCGGGCTGCGCGAGCCCGGGGTCGACGCGGACTGGCGCGGTTGGTGGGGTGACGAGCCCCCGTTCCACTGCCCGGTGTTCGTGCTCACCCACAAGCCGCGCCCGTCGCTCGAGATGGCCAACGGCACGACCTTCCAATTCCTGGCCGCGACGCCCCGGGAGGCGCTCGACCTCGCGCTCGAGGCTGCCGGCGGCAAGGATGTCCGGATCGGCGGCGGCCCGACCGTGGTGCGCGAGTACCTCAAGGCGGGGCTCGTCGACCGGCTCCACGTCGCCATCGTCCCGATCCTGCTCGGCCGCGGCATCCGGCTCTGGGACGACCTCCGCGGGCTTGAGGACGGCTACAGCGTGACGTCGGAGGCCGCCCGGGGTGGCATCACGCACCTGACCTTCTCGCGCTGACTGTTTCGGTCGCCCGGCGCAGAGCCCCGACCGTGCCCTATCGGCCCCGAGGGGCACGGCCCAATCGACCGAATAGGACTCGCGCCCGCCGCTGCCCGACGCTACAGGGCATGACGGCGGCGGTGAGCCAGCCTACTATCGCGCCACCCGGTAGCGGAGGTAGACGACGCTCGAGCTGAAGGTGC is a window from the Acidimicrobiales bacterium genome containing:
- a CDS encoding dihydrofolate reductase family protein, with protein sequence MAVRVDLNISLDGFATTTDQTPENPFGHDWARLVGAYVATRTFRARVLHDASGAGTTGVDDQYAQAYFAEVGAEVMGAGMFGLREPGVDADWRGWWGDEPPFHCPVFVLTHKPRPSLEMANGTTFQFLAATPREALDLALEAAGGKDVRIGGGPTVVREYLKAGLVDRLHVAIVPILLGRGIRLWDDLRGLEDGYSVTSEAARGGITHLTFSR
- a CDS encoding VOC family protein gives rise to the protein MPDPIEENDKVDYKLELVVLPVSDVDRAKAFYLDQCGFELIVDHTAGDFRIVQLNPRGSSCAIAMMKTSPMEPGSLHGLHLVVNDLAAAHAELVGRGVAVGEPYHYGAAGQSTPGIDPNHADYSSFMDLRDPDGNTWLIQEVGYVAAED
- a CDS encoding GNAT family protein, which gives rise to MPASTDDPDRPPAPTLDGRRIRLRPATVADRDRLREILLEPSVAQWWGPPRPGVDVADDWLEVDRDTVVFAFEFHGGVIGSIQYSEEIEPDYRHAGNDLFVATAWQGMGLGTDAIRTLAHFLFEVREHHRLVIDPSAANERAIAAYRKVGFVPVGVMRAYERGPDGTFHDGLLLDLLADELT
- a CDS encoding dihydrofolate reductase family protein, whose amino-acid sequence is MRKIVLYTLMSLEADVDDPAGYFSSSPEPGRPPAFDRAMVENEAQVTATQDAVLLGRHMYDEWSLYWPTVTDDPFADFINSVKKYVVTSTPLSNEWSNAEAVHGPLEDVVRDLRARPGGDIGVHGSITLAQSLFEADLVDELRLVVGPAFGFTGRRLFATVGQIRRLELLSATPTPSGSVMLAYRVP
- a CDS encoding VOC family protein; this translates as MTLFAEDLAATKQFYLDVFGLQIHYEDDSSVAFKFGGTLINLLSVSEAPELIAPAAVALPEAGSRMQFTITVGDVDAMCAELSKRGVRLLNGPIDRPWGIRTASFRDPAGYIWEIAK
- a CDS encoding FAD-binding domain-containing protein, with translation MAPHGRGGDRSPRRSSQLHPCGRTLAIPWRDDCPDLTAWREGRTGFPTVDAAMRELAETGWIANRARLIAASFLTRELFLDWRLGARHFLRTLVDGDVANNAANWQWVAGVGTDAAP